The following are encoded in a window of Magnetococcales bacterium genomic DNA:
- a CDS encoding type II secretion system protein M, whose protein sequence is MSDWSGWMDVWRGLGGRERRLVVIGGVALFVALFYAMVWSPFIEGLGHARQRVAAGVEAVTWMQGRATEAKRLLAALGGGETPIPAGSLLSFVQESASKSGVGTALKGVEPTGNDQALVRFEQAHFHALVAWLIELHSRGVEPSSVTLEREQEPGKVRARLVLGRRGG, encoded by the coding sequence ATGAGCGACTGGTCGGGATGGATGGATGTCTGGCGCGGCCTTGGCGGGCGGGAACGTCGCCTGGTGGTGATCGGCGGGGTAGCATTGTTCGTGGCGCTCTTTTACGCCATGGTGTGGTCCCCGTTCATCGAAGGTCTCGGCCATGCCCGGCAACGGGTGGCGGCGGGGGTCGAGGCCGTGACGTGGATGCAGGGTCGGGCAACGGAGGCAAAGAGGTTGCTGGCGGCTCTGGGGGGCGGAGAAACTCCCATTCCAGCAGGATCCCTGTTGTCTTTCGTTCAGGAGAGCGCCAGCAAGAGCGGAGTCGGTACCGCCCTGAAAGGAGTGGAACCCACGGGTAACGATCAGGCGTTGGTTCGATTCGAACAGGCCCATTTTCATGCCCTGGTCGCCTGGCTGATCGAACTGCACTCCAGAGGGGTGGAACCCTCCTCGGTGACGCTGGAGCGCGAACAGGAACCGGGAAAGGTGCGGGCCCGTCTGGTCCTGGGGCGCCGGGGTGGATGA